From the genome of Arvicola amphibius chromosome 9, mArvAmp1.2, whole genome shotgun sequence, one region includes:
- the Amhr2 gene encoding anti-Muellerian hormone type-2 receptor isoform X2, with protein sequence MLGTLGLWTLLPAVAQVSPNRRTCVFFEAPGVRGSTKTLGEVLDARPGTPKSIRCLYSRCCFGIWNLTHGRAHVEMQGCRDSDEPGCESLHCDPIPRAHPRSGSTLFTCSCGTDFCNANYSHLPPSGDQGAPGLQDPQSTSGGPVWMALLLLGMFLSLLMCSIILALLQRKTCGVHGGSDPEPGTGSGRDCGDCEELPELAELCFSQVIQEGGHAVVWAGRLQGEMVAIKAFPPRAVAQFRAERAVYQLPGLQHDHIVRFITAGQGGPGPLPSVPLLVLELYPKGSLCHYLTQYTSDWGSSLRMALSLAEGLAFLHEERWQDGQYKPGIAHRDLSSQNVLVREDRSCAIGDLGLALVLPGLARPPASAPTQPGGPAVILEDPEGLRELLEDCWDADPEARLTAECVQQRLAALAYPQVASSFPESCPSAPASAPLPCRPHQASCHLSVQQGPGSRSPQPVSTSVRV encoded by the exons ATGCTGGGGACACTGGGGCTTTGGACACTGCTTCCTGCAGTTGCACAAG TGTCCCCAAACAGGAGGACCTGTGTGTTCTTTGAGGCTCCCGGAGTACGGGGAAGCACAAAGACACTGGGGGAAGTGCTAGATGCAAGACCAGGGACCCCCAAGAGTATCCGCTGCCTCTACAGTCGTTGCTGCTTTGGCATCTGGAATCTGACCCATGGCCGGGCACACGTGGAGATGCAAG GATGTCGAGACAGTGATGAGCCAGGCTGTGAGTCCCTCCACTGTGACCCAATCCCCCGAGCCCACCCCCGCTCAGGCTCTACCCTCTTCACTTGCTCCTGTGGTACTGACTTCTGCAATGCCAATTACAGCCATCTGCCTCCTTCAGGGGACCAAGGGGCTCCTGGCCTCCAGGATCCCCAGTCTACCTCAG GTGGGCCCGTCTGGATGGCACTGCTGCTGCTGGGGATGTTCCTCTCGCTGCTGATGTGTAGCATCATCTTGG CCCTGCTACAACGAAAGACCTGCGGAGTGCACGGTGGTTCAGACCCTGAGCCAGGCACAGGCTCAGGCAGAGATTGTGGAGATTGTGAGGAACTGCCAGAGCTGGCTGAGCTGTGCTTCTCCCAG GTGATTCAAGAAGGAGGGCACGCAGTCGTCTGGGCCGGGAGGCTTCAGGGTGAGATGGTAGCCATCAAGGCCTTTCCCCCAAGGGCTGTGGCCCAGTTCCGAGCTGAGAGAGCTGTGTACCAGCTGCCGGGCCTACAGCACGACCACATCGTGCGCTTTATCACTGCTGGCCAGGGGGGCCCTGGCCCTCTGCCATCTGTGCCTTTGCTGGTACTGGAACTGTATCCTAAG GGTTCCCTGTGCCACTACTTGACTCAGTACACCAGTGACTGGGGAAGTTCCTTGAGGATGGCTCTGTCCCTGGCTGAGGGCCTGGCATTTCTCCATGAGGAGCGCTGGCAGGATG GTCAATATAAACCAGGTATCGCCCACCGAGACTTGAGCAGCCAGAATGTGCTTGTTCGGGAAGATAGGTCATGTGCCATTGGCGACTTGGGCCTTGCCCTGGTGCTCCCTGGCCTTGCCCGGCCCCCTGCCTCAGCACCTACTCAACCCGGAGGCCCAGCTGTCATTTTGGAG GACCCCGAGGGGCTGAGGGAGCTCCTAGAAGACTGCTGGGATGCAGACCCGGAAGCGCGACTGACGGCCGAGTGTGTGCAGCAGCGCCTGGCAGCCCTGGCTTACCCGCAGGTGGCTTCTTCTTTCCCAGAGAGCTGTCCTtcagcacctgcctctgctcctctcccctgcAGGCCTCACCAGGCTTCCTGCCACCTCAGTGTTCAGCAAGGCCCTGGCTCCAGGAGTCCTCAGCCTGTCAGTACTAGTGTTCGTGTGTAA
- the Prr13 gene encoding proline-rich protein 13, which translates to MWNPNAGPNSYPPQVVCPGGPNPACPPHVNPAFPPGPCPPGIPQGNPAFPPCQPSCPTVPRPGCPGHPPSGPCPPSYPPPGPGMCPVNLLAPGIVGPGTVIDKKMQKKMKKAQKKMHKKHRHGKHSSSSSSSSSDSD; encoded by the exons ATGTGGAACCCTAATGCTG GGCCTAATTCATATCCACCCCAAGTGGTGTGCCCAGGAGGTCCCAATCCTGCCTGTCCACCGCATGTCAATCCTGCCTTTCCTCCTGGCCCCTGTCCTCCTGGAATTCCCCAGGGAAACCCAGCTTTCCCTCCGTGCCAGCCTTCTTGCCCTACTGTGCCGCGACCAGGATGTCCAGGACACCCACCCTCGGGCCCCTGCCCTCCCTCATACCCACCGCCTGGTCCTGGCATGTGCCCTGTGAACCTTCTGGCTCCTGGCATCGTAGGCCCAGGAACAGTGATAGATAAGAagatgcagaagaaaatgaagaaagctcaAAAGAAGATGCACAAAAAACACAGGCATGGAAAG cactcctcctcctcttcctcctccagcagcGACTCTGACTGA
- the Amhr2 gene encoding anti-Muellerian hormone type-2 receptor isoform X1, producing MLGTLGLWTLLPAVAQVSPNRRTCVFFEAPGVRGSTKTLGEVLDARPGTPKSIRCLYSRCCFGIWNLTHGRAHVEMQGCRDSDEPGCESLHCDPIPRAHPRSGSTLFTCSCGTDFCNANYSHLPPSGDQGAPGLQDPQSTSGGPVWMALLLLGMFLSLLMCSIILALLQRKTCGVHGGSDPEPGTGSGRDCGDCEELPELAELCFSQVIQEGGHAVVWAGRLQGEMVAIKAFPPRAVAQFRAERAVYQLPGLQHDHIVRFITAGQGGPGPLPSVPLLVLELYPKGSLCHYLTQYTSDWGSSLRMALSLAEGLAFLHEERWQDGQYKPGIAHRDLSSQNVLVREDRSCAIGDLGLALVLPGLARPPASAPTQPGGPAVILEAGTQRYMAPELLDRTLDLQNWGTALQRADIYSLALLLWEILSRCSDLRPDRRPPPFQLAYEAELGSNPSACELWALAVEERRRPSIPATWSCSAADPEGLRELLEDCWDADPEARLTAECVQQRLAALAYPQVASSFPESCPSAPASAPLPCRPHQASCHLSVQQGPGSRSPQPVSTSVRV from the exons ATGCTGGGGACACTGGGGCTTTGGACACTGCTTCCTGCAGTTGCACAAG TGTCCCCAAACAGGAGGACCTGTGTGTTCTTTGAGGCTCCCGGAGTACGGGGAAGCACAAAGACACTGGGGGAAGTGCTAGATGCAAGACCAGGGACCCCCAAGAGTATCCGCTGCCTCTACAGTCGTTGCTGCTTTGGCATCTGGAATCTGACCCATGGCCGGGCACACGTGGAGATGCAAG GATGTCGAGACAGTGATGAGCCAGGCTGTGAGTCCCTCCACTGTGACCCAATCCCCCGAGCCCACCCCCGCTCAGGCTCTACCCTCTTCACTTGCTCCTGTGGTACTGACTTCTGCAATGCCAATTACAGCCATCTGCCTCCTTCAGGGGACCAAGGGGCTCCTGGCCTCCAGGATCCCCAGTCTACCTCAG GTGGGCCCGTCTGGATGGCACTGCTGCTGCTGGGGATGTTCCTCTCGCTGCTGATGTGTAGCATCATCTTGG CCCTGCTACAACGAAAGACCTGCGGAGTGCACGGTGGTTCAGACCCTGAGCCAGGCACAGGCTCAGGCAGAGATTGTGGAGATTGTGAGGAACTGCCAGAGCTGGCTGAGCTGTGCTTCTCCCAG GTGATTCAAGAAGGAGGGCACGCAGTCGTCTGGGCCGGGAGGCTTCAGGGTGAGATGGTAGCCATCAAGGCCTTTCCCCCAAGGGCTGTGGCCCAGTTCCGAGCTGAGAGAGCTGTGTACCAGCTGCCGGGCCTACAGCACGACCACATCGTGCGCTTTATCACTGCTGGCCAGGGGGGCCCTGGCCCTCTGCCATCTGTGCCTTTGCTGGTACTGGAACTGTATCCTAAG GGTTCCCTGTGCCACTACTTGACTCAGTACACCAGTGACTGGGGAAGTTCCTTGAGGATGGCTCTGTCCCTGGCTGAGGGCCTGGCATTTCTCCATGAGGAGCGCTGGCAGGATG GTCAATATAAACCAGGTATCGCCCACCGAGACTTGAGCAGCCAGAATGTGCTTGTTCGGGAAGATAGGTCATGTGCCATTGGCGACTTGGGCCTTGCCCTGGTGCTCCCTGGCCTTGCCCGGCCCCCTGCCTCAGCACCTACTCAACCCGGAGGCCCAGCTGTCATTTTGGAG GCTGGCACCCAGAGGTACATGGCTCCGGAGCTCTTGGACAGGACTCTAGATCTACAGAACTGGGGCACAGCCCTCCAGAGAGCAGATATTTACTCCCTGGCTCTGCTCTTGTGGGAGATCCTGAGCCGCTGTTCAGATCTGAGGCCTG ACCGCAGACCACCACCTTTTCAACTGGCCTACGAGGCAGAACTGGGCAGCAACCCCAGTGCCTGTGAGCTCTGGGCCCTGGCAGTAGAGGAGAGGCGGCGCCCCAGCATCCCAGCCACCTGGAGCTGCTCCGCAGCA GACCCCGAGGGGCTGAGGGAGCTCCTAGAAGACTGCTGGGATGCAGACCCGGAAGCGCGACTGACGGCCGAGTGTGTGCAGCAGCGCCTGGCAGCCCTGGCTTACCCGCAGGTGGCTTCTTCTTTCCCAGAGAGCTGTCCTtcagcacctgcctctgctcctctcccctgcAGGCCTCACCAGGCTTCCTGCCACCTCAGTGTTCAGCAAGGCCCTGGCTCCAGGAGTCCTCAGCCTGTCAGTACTAGTGTTCGTGTGTAA